One Halobacterium zhouii genomic region harbors:
- a CDS encoding PrsW family intramembrane metalloprotease, producing the protein MTGDRDPIQRAAGEEMDLYDVVTWEERTVVDRASTLLYRGVRSAARALVVLLAVLIVLAQFVAAAGLVFVNRPVVAGYVFLSVVPALGLAVFIWRTDVTMQEPLELLVVTFALGFLFAGFAAILNSVFSGFFMQFASPGAPALLAFAAPAVYFFVVVGPVEETVKWLAVRLYAYRSSRFDAVVDGAVYGAMAGLGFATIENAIYIAREVLTVSQAASGQVIADVALQTAAVRTLAGPGHVIYSAFAGYYLGLAKFNPENRGPIVVKGILIAALIHGAYNTTVTNIGVLAGILGIGAGVAFLAFVIAYDGVLFYLLYRKLSAYRDAYVDSGATFVYDDEDELAASEDAVESAMSVDSDATESER; encoded by the coding sequence ATGACAGGGGACAGGGACCCGATTCAGCGCGCAGCGGGGGAGGAGATGGACCTCTACGACGTGGTGACGTGGGAGGAACGAACGGTCGTGGACCGAGCGTCCACGCTGCTCTACAGGGGCGTCCGTAGCGCAGCGCGCGCACTGGTAGTGTTGCTCGCGGTGCTCATCGTGCTCGCGCAGTTCGTCGCCGCCGCCGGCCTCGTGTTCGTGAACCGGCCGGTCGTCGCGGGCTACGTGTTCCTCTCGGTGGTGCCCGCGCTCGGCCTCGCCGTCTTCATCTGGCGGACCGACGTGACGATGCAGGAACCCCTGGAGTTGCTCGTCGTCACGTTCGCGCTCGGGTTCCTGTTCGCGGGGTTCGCGGCCATCCTCAACTCAGTATTCTCCGGCTTCTTCATGCAGTTCGCGTCCCCCGGCGCGCCCGCGCTGCTAGCGTTCGCCGCGCCCGCAGTGTACTTCTTCGTGGTCGTCGGCCCCGTCGAGGAGACGGTGAAGTGGCTCGCGGTTCGCCTCTACGCCTACCGGAGTTCGCGCTTCGACGCGGTCGTCGACGGCGCCGTGTACGGCGCGATGGCGGGCCTCGGATTCGCCACCATCGAGAACGCCATCTACATCGCACGCGAGGTGCTGACGGTGTCTCAGGCCGCGAGCGGACAGGTGATCGCCGACGTCGCGCTCCAGACCGCCGCGGTGCGAACGCTCGCCGGACCGGGGCACGTCATCTACTCGGCGTTCGCCGGCTACTACCTCGGTCTCGCGAAGTTCAACCCGGAGAACCGCGGCCCCATCGTCGTGAAAGGGATACTCATCGCGGCGCTCATCCACGGCGCGTACAACACCACGGTCACGAACATCGGCGTCCTCGCGGGCATCCTCGGTATCGGGGCCGGCGTCGCGTTCCTCGCGTTCGTCATCGCGTACGACGGCGTGCTGTTCTACCTCCTCTACCGGAAACTCTCGGCGTACCGCGACGCGTACGTCGACAGCGGCGCGACGTTCGTCTACGACGACGAGGACGAACTGGCTGCCTCCGAGGACGCGGTCGAATCAGCGATGTCGGTGGACTCCGACGCGACGGAGTCAGAGCGATAA
- a CDS encoding riboflavin synthase, protein MFTGIVEEAGTVARVTDDEGGRRLRIETDEMTDFSHGESISVSGVCLTVEEWGDQWFSVFTASETLEKSTLDAVSEGDRVNLERALPADGRLDGHVVQGHVDTTTEVRDVEQVGDDWTFTFALPEGYEQYVAEKGSIALDGISLTVADVDDSAGIFSVAVIPTTHDLTTLAERDPGDRVNVEVDVMAKYVERLEGYRSDSVASESTDIADSTASSEAASSSSSS, encoded by the coding sequence ATGTTCACGGGAATCGTCGAGGAGGCGGGGACGGTCGCTCGCGTGACCGACGACGAGGGCGGCCGCCGTCTCCGCATCGAGACCGATGAGATGACCGACTTCTCGCACGGCGAGAGCATCAGCGTGAGCGGCGTCTGCCTCACCGTCGAGGAGTGGGGAGATCAGTGGTTCTCGGTGTTCACGGCGAGCGAGACCCTCGAGAAGTCCACGCTCGACGCCGTCAGCGAGGGCGACCGCGTCAATCTGGAACGCGCGCTCCCCGCGGACGGCCGCCTCGACGGGCATGTCGTGCAGGGCCACGTCGACACCACCACCGAGGTCCGGGACGTCGAACAGGTCGGCGACGACTGGACGTTCACGTTCGCGCTCCCCGAGGGCTACGAGCAGTACGTCGCGGAGAAAGGATCTATCGCGCTCGACGGCATCAGCCTCACCGTCGCGGACGTGGACGACTCGGCAGGAATCTTCTCCGTCGCGGTCATCCCCACCACCCACGACCTCACGACACTTGCGGAACGCGACCCGGGCGACCGCGTGAACGTCGAGGTGGACGTGATGGCGAAGTACGTCGAACGCCTCGAGGGTTATCGCTCTGACTCCGTCGCGTCGGAGTCCACCGACATCGCTGATTCGACCGCGTCCTCGGAGGCAGCCAGTTCGTCCTCGTCGTCGTAG
- a CDS encoding cytidine deaminase → MDTDPLTPADERLVDRAVDAAENAFSPAGEGRFDGAAHVVTAAVETADGDVYTSASLPASIGRASTCAEPGAIGSAVADGAQAFERVVAVEHPRDEHADDFRVVSPCGVCAELLADYGPDVRAVVRTDDGEVGVCRAGDLLPARTW, encoded by the coding sequence ATGGACACCGACCCGCTCACGCCCGCCGACGAACGTCTCGTCGACCGCGCGGTCGACGCCGCCGAGAACGCGTTCTCCCCCGCCGGCGAGGGCCGCTTCGACGGCGCGGCCCACGTCGTCACCGCAGCCGTCGAGACGGCCGACGGCGACGTCTACACGTCCGCCAGTCTTCCGGCGAGCATCGGGCGCGCCTCCACGTGCGCCGAACCCGGCGCCATCGGGAGCGCCGTCGCCGACGGCGCCCAGGCGTTCGAGCGCGTCGTCGCAGTCGAGCACCCCCGGGACGAGCACGCCGACGACTTCCGCGTCGTCTCGCCCTGTGGCGTCTGCGCCGAACTCCTCGCCGACTACGGGCCCGACGTCCGGGCTGTCGTCCGGACCGACGACGGGGAGGTTGGCGTTTGCCGCGCCGGCGACCTCCTCCCCGCGCGGACGTGGTGA
- a CDS encoding DUF7533 family protein produces the protein MGILDLVTFAVALAFAAPAALFGLETVLAGDPTGWVYLGFAAAILLFERYVTTPTDIPVLAAQRAADSVAETPEDGTGERAENE, from the coding sequence ATGGGCATCCTGGACCTCGTCACCTTCGCCGTCGCGCTCGCGTTCGCCGCGCCCGCCGCGTTGTTCGGTCTGGAGACGGTGCTCGCTGGCGACCCGACAGGGTGGGTGTACCTCGGCTTCGCCGCCGCTATCTTACTCTTCGAGCGCTACGTCACTACGCCCACCGACATCCCCGTACTCGCCGCCCAGCGAGCGGCCGACAGCGTCGCGGAGACGCCCGAGGACGGAACCGGGGAGCGTGCGGAAAACGAGTAG
- a CDS encoding M24 family metallopeptidase → MRLAALDAALAEADAAAFVHAGSAGDSTIRFLSGVALPCETVVVYDEDSVMLVPACSLPEHVEPKDGVTVLDPAPSPAERAAELADGLDGRRVLTPRDIPHDAALYLEQAGLTVASTDAHLRARERKTDAELDAVADAQAAAEAGMAAAASLLADASESGDGLTDESGAVTAARVRRAANVAVAEAGANPAGNTVVLGGGTAVESEDSALSATDPVAVRVAPRVRGYHGLLARTFVADSDGGWERRATLACERAIEMGLDFVDPGETTADAAAGEVAAELGSYGFPPTDASGDVYGVGLDRRERPVGEHALEPGAVVALEPRLDGDADDSGAGDRRETVWLADLAVVAADGAERLGSFPRSVVPQSGAWQSE, encoded by the coding sequence ATGCGACTCGCGGCCCTCGACGCCGCGCTCGCGGAGGCGGACGCGGCGGCGTTCGTCCACGCCGGTTCGGCCGGCGATTCGACGATACGATTCCTGAGCGGTGTGGCTCTCCCCTGTGAGACCGTCGTCGTCTACGACGAGGACAGCGTCATGCTCGTCCCGGCGTGCTCGCTTCCAGAGCACGTCGAACCGAAGGACGGCGTCACGGTCCTCGATCCTGCTCCGTCGCCGGCCGAGCGCGCCGCGGAGCTGGCCGACGGCCTCGACGGAAGGCGCGTGCTCACACCCAGAGATATCCCCCACGACGCGGCGCTCTACCTCGAGCAGGCGGGCCTCACCGTGGCGTCGACGGACGCCCATTTGCGGGCGCGCGAACGGAAGACGGACGCCGAACTCGACGCCGTGGCGGACGCGCAGGCCGCCGCCGAGGCGGGGATGGCGGCCGCCGCGTCGCTGCTCGCCGACGCGTCCGAATCCGGTGACGGACTCACGGACGAAAGCGGTGCCGTGACTGCAGCGCGCGTTCGCCGCGCCGCGAACGTGGCGGTGGCCGAGGCGGGCGCGAATCCCGCCGGGAACACGGTCGTGCTCGGGGGTGGCACGGCTGTTGAGTCTGAAGACAGCGCACTCTCGGCGACCGACCCCGTCGCCGTCCGCGTCGCGCCGCGCGTCCGGGGCTACCACGGTCTGCTCGCTCGGACGTTCGTCGCGGACAGCGACGGCGGGTGGGAGCGCCGCGCGACGCTCGCGTGCGAACGGGCCATCGAGATGGGACTCGACTTCGTCGACCCGGGGGAGACGACGGCGGACGCCGCGGCCGGAGAGGTCGCGGCGGAACTCGGGTCGTACGGCTTCCCGCCGACCGACGCGTCCGGGGACGTCTACGGCGTGGGTCTCGACCGCCGGGAGCGGCCGGTCGGTGAGCACGCCCTCGAACCCGGCGCCGTGGTCGCGCTCGAACCGAGACTCGACGGCGACGCGGACGACAGCGGAGCGGGTGACAGAAGAGAAACGGTGTGGCTCGCGGACCTCGCGGTGGTCGCGGCGGACGGCGCGGAGCGACTCGGGTCGTTCCCGCGGTCAGTAGTGCCTCAATCGGGCGCGTGGCAGTCAGAGTAA
- a CDS encoding UvrD-helicase domain-containing protein has protein sequence MTDSEPEVTRLFGGPGSGKTTALLDKVEEILEDDDVEVRDILVVSYTRAAAAEIRERLAERLDENPRSLRGNVSTMHAKAYELLGLSRGDVVGESEKEEFCEEYGIPFEDEYSSGSRRTARSTTLGNKVIATSQWLQRTGREVSDWHDVPFRWNDEEVRLPPEIDDNAQVGNKYTPTWPSSDERYDIPEAIRAWRSFKGEHELVGFADMLERVKQRSLVPNVDYLVIDEFQDITSLQYEVYKEWRPHMEEVLIAGDDDQVVYAWQGADPDLLLDTHVTDNVVLPNSYRLPSEVLEVVQQEIGHIKNRQEKNLKPRKEGGSVEAVESPSMLDLVRNVRGTVQESEDETVMVLFRARYQLFEFVDEFIDEGIPFKALTDQRMWTDRLQQYVDAVEALTAQEDIDGLQARRLMDMLQDSAFGTNNRSDLREAIDEAQGENTDLTELTFSPSFIKDFVPFVPGPSAAGDMLRKVTRYQRKSVDAYFSGDYRGMDPDRVRVGTIHSAKGREADHVFVSTDLTEKVVEQMAASVADEGVDFDSKTSPVPVLTDNERRVFYVGMSRARERLVILQNLIDGAPTLPIDVLLYGKPTGETLEDALAADTPVTLP, from the coding sequence ATGACTGACTCGGAGCCGGAAGTGACGCGGCTGTTCGGTGGCCCGGGAAGCGGGAAGACGACGGCGCTCCTCGACAAAGTCGAAGAAATCCTCGAGGACGACGACGTCGAAGTCAGAGACATCCTCGTCGTCTCGTACACCCGCGCCGCGGCCGCTGAGATCCGCGAACGACTCGCCGAGCGCCTCGACGAGAACCCGCGTTCCCTCCGCGGGAACGTCTCGACGATGCACGCGAAGGCGTACGAACTGCTCGGCCTCTCCCGAGGCGACGTCGTCGGCGAGTCCGAGAAAGAGGAGTTCTGCGAGGAGTACGGCATCCCGTTCGAGGACGAGTACTCCTCGGGGTCCCGGCGGACCGCGCGCTCGACGACGCTGGGCAACAAGGTCATCGCGACCAGCCAGTGGCTCCAGCGCACGGGACGCGAGGTCTCGGACTGGCACGACGTGCCGTTCCGGTGGAACGACGAGGAGGTTCGTCTGCCACCGGAGATCGACGACAACGCCCAGGTCGGGAACAAGTACACGCCGACGTGGCCCTCCAGCGACGAGCGTTACGACATCCCGGAGGCGATTCGCGCGTGGCGTTCGTTCAAGGGCGAGCACGAACTCGTCGGCTTCGCGGACATGCTCGAGCGCGTGAAACAGCGCTCGCTCGTGCCGAACGTCGACTACCTCGTCATCGACGAGTTCCAGGACATCACGAGCCTGCAGTACGAGGTGTACAAGGAGTGGCGGCCGCACATGGAGGAGGTGCTCATCGCGGGCGACGACGACCAGGTCGTCTACGCGTGGCAGGGCGCGGACCCCGACCTCCTGCTCGACACGCACGTCACGGACAACGTCGTGCTGCCGAACTCCTACCGCCTGCCTTCCGAGGTGCTGGAGGTCGTCCAGCAGGAGATCGGCCACATCAAGAACCGGCAGGAGAAGAACCTCAAGCCGCGAAAAGAAGGTGGGAGCGTCGAGGCAGTAGAGAGCCCGTCGATGCTCGACCTCGTGCGGAACGTCCGTGGCACCGTCCAGGAGTCCGAGGACGAGACGGTGATGGTGCTGTTCCGGGCGCGCTACCAGCTCTTCGAGTTCGTCGACGAGTTCATCGACGAGGGCATCCCGTTCAAGGCGCTGACCGACCAGCGCATGTGGACCGACCGGCTCCAGCAGTACGTCGACGCGGTGGAGGCGCTGACGGCCCAGGAGGACATCGACGGCCTGCAGGCGCGCCGCCTGATGGACATGCTCCAGGATTCGGCGTTCGGGACGAACAACCGCAGCGACCTCCGGGAGGCCATCGACGAGGCCCAGGGCGAGAACACGGACCTCACGGAACTGACGTTCTCGCCGTCGTTCATCAAGGACTTCGTGCCGTTCGTTCCGGGGCCGTCGGCGGCGGGTGACATGCTCCGGAAGGTCACTCGCTACCAGCGCAAGAGCGTGGACGCGTACTTCTCGGGAGATTACCGCGGGATGGACCCCGACCGCGTGCGCGTCGGCACGATCCACTCCGCGAAGGGCCGCGAGGCCGACCACGTCTTCGTCTCGACGGACCTCACGGAGAAGGTCGTCGAACAGATGGCGGCCTCGGTGGCCGACGAGGGCGTGGACTTCGACTCCAAGACCAGTCCCGTGCCGGTGCTGACGGACAACGAACGCCGCGTCTTCTACGTCGGAATGAGCCGCGCTCGCGAGCGCCTGGTCATTCTCCAGAATCTCATCGACGGCGCGCCGACGCTTCCCATCGACGTGTTGCTGTACGGGAAGCCGACGGGGGAGACCCTGGAGGACGCGCTCGCTGCCGACACGCCCGTCACCCTCCCCTGA
- a CDS encoding DUF7563 family protein — protein sequence MPECQNCGSFVTEAYARVFTPNEIAAPRVCPNCEDKIRDGADVREARSTRRA from the coding sequence ATGCCCGAGTGTCAGAACTGCGGGTCGTTCGTGACAGAAGCGTACGCCCGAGTGTTCACCCCGAACGAGATTGCTGCCCCGCGAGTGTGTCCGAACTGCGAGGACAAGATCCGCGACGGCGCGGACGTGCGGGAAGCACGGTCGACGCGCCGCGCGTGA
- a CDS encoding HVO_0416 family zinc finger protein: MSSAPSPDDDSLLDDFLEQRGHDTATWERSYNKKQCPDCGGLHDVDATTCDVCGWTP; this comes from the coding sequence ATGTCGAGTGCACCGTCTCCGGACGACGACTCACTGCTGGACGACTTCCTCGAACAGCGCGGCCACGACACCGCGACGTGGGAGCGAAGCTACAACAAGAAGCAGTGTCCGGACTGTGGCGGACTACACGACGTAGACGCGACGACGTGTGACGTCTGCGGGTGGACGCCGTAG
- a CDS encoding carboxypeptidase M32, whose translation MATNADADGSETDAYTELEDRVKRLSYLGDASGALAWDQRVMMPEGGAPARGKQLSALSTVSHDLLTDDEVAGWLDELESRDLGEDERVLVRETRRQFDRATSVPSDLVAELTETQSDAQQVWENAKADANFDAFAPTLDDLRELHVERAAHIDESADPYRVMFEDGEPYLPLERVESIFDTLREELVPLIEEITESDAELATPFTGEYDDDTQMALCREVVDELGYDWNRGRLDTAPHPFMVGPQFDARITTRFAADDPVGSVMSSIHEFGHATYQHGLRDDEYGLPLGQSRSSGVHESQSRFWENHVGRTEAFWEYATPIVNDHLDTDATPEEAFEAVNQIYPENRIRVEADELTYHMHIILRSEIEREFVAGDLDVDAIPERWNDLMEEYLGVRPENDAEGCLQDIHWTGGFASFQNYTVGSVLAAQLDAAMREDLDVDDLVREGEFDPIREWLTEHVHSHGQRYTTDELVEVATGEPLTADYFVEYAHEKFGDLYDL comes from the coding sequence ATGGCGACGAACGCGGACGCGGATGGCTCCGAGACGGACGCATACACCGAACTCGAAGACCGGGTGAAACGGCTCTCCTACCTGGGCGACGCGAGCGGCGCGCTGGCGTGGGACCAGCGCGTGATGATGCCCGAGGGCGGTGCGCCCGCCCGCGGGAAACAGCTCTCGGCGCTGTCGACGGTGAGCCACGACCTGCTCACGGACGACGAGGTCGCCGGCTGGCTCGACGAACTGGAGTCCCGCGACCTCGGCGAGGACGAACGGGTGCTCGTGCGGGAGACGCGCCGACAGTTCGACCGCGCGACGAGCGTGCCGAGTGACCTCGTCGCGGAGCTGACCGAGACTCAGTCCGACGCCCAGCAGGTGTGGGAGAACGCGAAGGCCGACGCGAACTTCGACGCGTTCGCGCCGACACTCGATGACCTCCGGGAACTCCACGTCGAGCGCGCGGCTCACATCGACGAGAGCGCGGACCCGTACCGCGTGATGTTCGAGGACGGCGAACCGTACCTCCCGCTGGAGCGGGTGGAATCCATCTTCGACACGCTGCGCGAGGAACTCGTGCCGCTCATCGAGGAGATCACGGAGAGCGACGCCGAACTCGCGACGCCGTTCACAGGGGAGTACGACGACGACACGCAGATGGCGCTGTGCCGCGAGGTCGTCGACGAACTCGGGTACGACTGGAACCGTGGTCGCCTCGACACCGCGCCCCACCCGTTCATGGTCGGCCCACAGTTCGACGCGCGCATCACGACGCGCTTCGCGGCCGACGACCCCGTGGGGTCGGTGATGTCCTCGATCCACGAGTTCGGCCACGCGACCTACCAGCACGGCCTCCGGGACGACGAGTACGGCCTCCCGCTCGGGCAGTCCCGCTCCTCGGGCGTCCACGAGTCCCAGTCGCGGTTCTGGGAGAACCACGTCGGTCGGACGGAGGCGTTCTGGGAGTACGCGACGCCCATCGTGAACGACCACCTCGACACGGACGCCACGCCAGAGGAAGCGTTCGAGGCGGTGAACCAGATCTACCCCGAGAACCGCATCCGCGTGGAGGCGGACGAGCTCACCTACCACATGCACATCATTCTCCGGTCGGAGATAGAACGGGAGTTCGTCGCGGGCGACCTCGACGTCGATGCAATTCCGGAGCGCTGGAACGACCTGATGGAGGAGTACCTCGGCGTGCGCCCCGAGAACGACGCTGAGGGCTGCCTACAAGACATTCACTGGACGGGCGGATTCGCGTCGTTCCAGAACTACACGGTCGGCAGCGTGCTCGCCGCACAACTCGACGCCGCGATGCGCGAGGACCTCGACGTGGACGACCTGGTGCGCGAGGGCGAGTTCGACCCGATTCGCGAGTGGTTGACCGAGCACGTCCACAGCCACGGCCAGCGGTACACGACCGACGAACTCGTGGAGGTCGCCACGGGAGAGCCACTAACGGCGGATTACTTCGTGGAGTACGCCCACGAGAAATTCGGCGACCTGTACGACCTGTAG
- a CDS encoding GNAT family N-acetyltransferase has protein sequence MPGPVFLSGETVTLHPPEREDLAAIRRWMNDPRVWRPALDANPMNADLGEEFFERALTTEDDVKLVVCADNQRAATTREDDEPIGIVSLTGSQYGPTATDRARSMELAYHFDPDYQGQGYGSDAASTVVEYAFEDLNLRRVEADVGAFNDASIGLLESLGFEREGARRDAAYYRGDYHDMLVYGLLREDWDNDEE, from the coding sequence ATGCCAGGACCCGTCTTTCTCTCCGGCGAGACCGTCACTCTCCATCCGCCCGAGCGCGAGGACCTCGCCGCGATACGCAGATGGATGAACGACCCACGAGTGTGGCGGCCAGCGCTCGACGCGAACCCGATGAACGCCGACCTCGGCGAGGAGTTCTTCGAGCGAGCACTCACCACCGAGGACGACGTGAAACTGGTGGTGTGCGCGGACAACCAACGGGCGGCTACGACACGCGAGGACGACGAACCAATCGGTATCGTCTCGCTGACCGGCAGCCAGTACGGCCCGACGGCGACCGACCGTGCGCGCAGCATGGAACTCGCGTATCACTTCGACCCCGACTACCAGGGACAGGGGTATGGCTCGGACGCCGCGTCGACGGTCGTCGAGTACGCCTTCGAGGACCTGAACCTCCGGCGCGTCGAGGCTGACGTCGGCGCGTTCAACGACGCCTCCATCGGCCTGCTCGAATCGCTCGGCTTCGAGCGCGAGGGGGCGCGTCGGGACGCGGCGTACTACCGCGGCGACTACCACGACATGCTGGTCTACGGCCTGCTTCGCGAGGACTGGGACAACGACGAGGAGTAG